CCCCACTCCACCTGGAGGGTCGGGTGTCCGATGCGGAAGCGGTGGTGCAGCTCATGCCCCAGCTCGGCCAGGTCAGGGGCTGGAGCCCCTTCGGCCATGACGAGGTGGGCGCTGAGGGCGTTCTCGGTGGTGCTCATCGCCCAGATATGGAGGTCGTGGATCTGGTCGACCTCCGGCCAGGACTCCAGGAAGCTCCGGACCTCCGGCAGCTCGATGGCGTGGGGGACCCCATCGAGGACAAGCACCATGGACTTCTTGAGGAGGTCCCAGGTGCCGAGCAGGATGACCAGGGAGATGACCAGGCTCAGCAGGGGATCGATCCAGTTCCGGCCTGTCCAGATCACCAGAAGGGCCCCGATGACCACCCCTACGGAGACGAGGGCATCCGTGGCCATGTGGAGGAAGGCCCCCCGGAGGTTCAGGTCGTGGTGACGATCCCGGAGGAAGAGCAGGGCTGTGGCTGTGTTGAGGACGATCCCGGCCACGGCCACCCAGATGACCGTGGTGGCGTGGATGGACGGAGGGGCGAAGAATCGGCGGATGGCTTCCCAGCAGATGCCCCCGATGGTGGCAGCCAGGAGCAGGCCATTGAAGAGGGCCGCCAGGATGGAGGACCGGCCCCACCCGTAGGTGAAGCGCCCGGAGGGCTGCCGTCTGGTCAGGGCCACGGCCAGCCAGGCCAGGGCCAGCCCCAGCACATCGCTGAGGTTGTGCCCCGCATCCGCGATGAGGGCCAGGGAGTGGGCATGGACCCCGAAGACCCACTCCACCAGGACAAAGGCCAAGTTGAGGCCGATGGCCAGGGTGAAGACCCGGGACGGACTGGCGGGCAGGGCATGCTCATGCCCGTGCTCGTGGCTCAAGCGTAGAACCCCCGGCACTGCAGGGCCTGGACCACCCGGTCGAGGGCCAGGATGTAGGCTCCGATCCTGGGCGTGGTCCGGTACTTGTCGGTGGTGGCGAAGACCGCCTGGAAGGCGTGTGTCATGTACTCCACCAGCTTCTCGTTGACCTCCCGCTCGCGCCAGTAGTAGCCGATGCGGTTCTGGACCCACTCGAAGTAGCTGACGGTCAGGCCCCCCACGCTGGCGAGGATGTCCGGCACCACCAGCACGCCATTGGAGAAGAGGATGGGGTCGGCATCGGGCGTGGTGGGGCCGTTGGCCCCCTCGACGATGATCTTGGCCTTCACCTTGATGGCGTTCTCTTCTGTGATCTGGTTGTCGGTCGCGGCGGGGACGAGGATGTCCACGGGCAGGTGGAGGAGCTCCCGGGGGTCCATGGGCTCCGCACTCTTGAAGCCGGTGGGCGTTCGGGTCTCGGCGGTGTGCTTGAGGAGGGCGTGGATATCGATGCCCCGGTCATTGCGGATGGCCCCGTGGGCATCCGAGACCGCAATGACCCGCGCCCCGGCTTCATGGAGCAGGCGGGCGCTCTGGGCCCCCACATGACCGAAGCCCTGAACGGCCACCGTGGCCCCGGCCAGGGGCTTCCCGAGGCGCTGCATGGCTTCCCGGGCGCTGATGAGCACCCCCCGGCCCGTGGCTTCCGCACGCCCCAGGCTGCCACCCATGCCGATGGGCTTGCCCGTGACCATGGCGTTGTCCGTCCGGCGGGCATGCATGGAGTAGGTGTCCAGGATCCAAGCCATCACCTGGGGCGAGGTGCCCATGTCGGGGCCCGGGATGTCCCGGTCAGAGCCCAGCATGTCCATGATCTCGG
The sequence above is drawn from the uncultured Holophaga sp. genome and encodes:
- a CDS encoding cation diffusion facilitator family transporter — its product is MSHEHGHEHALPASPSRVFTLAIGLNLAFVLVEWVFGVHAHSLALIADAGHNLSDVLGLALAWLAVALTRRQPSGRFTYGWGRSSILAALFNGLLLAATIGGICWEAIRRFFAPPSIHATTVIWVAVAGIVLNTATALLFLRDRHHDLNLRGAFLHMATDALVSVGVVIGALLVIWTGRNWIDPLLSLVISLVILLGTWDLLKKSMVLVLDGVPHAIELPEVRSFLESWPEVDQIHDLHIWAMSTTENALSAHLVMAEGAPAPDLAELGHELHHRFRIGHPTLQVEWGGPLHPCREGHR
- a CDS encoding Glu/Leu/Phe/Val dehydrogenase, with protein sequence MTAPHSAFDAMQARLRAAAELYGLEEALFKVLITPARSVIVSLPVHMDDGRWEVFMGYRVQHNIARGPAKGGIRFDKGVTLDEIKAGAAWNTWKCALVDVPFGGGKGGVVCDPTKMSQGELERLTRRYTAEIMDMLGSDRDIPGPDMGTSPQVMAWILDTYSMHARRTDNAMVTGKPIGMGGSLGRAEATGRGVLISAREAMQRLGKPLAGATVAVQGFGHVGAQSARLLHEAGARVIAVSDAHGAIRNDRGIDIHALLKHTAETRTPTGFKSAEPMDPRELLHLPVDILVPAATDNQITEENAIKVKAKIIVEGANGPTTPDADPILFSNGVLVVPDILASVGGLTVSYFEWVQNRIGYYWREREVNEKLVEYMTHAFQAVFATTDKYRTTPRIGAYILALDRVVQALQCRGFYA